In a genomic window of Corynebacterium coyleae:
- the pyrR gene encoding bifunctional pyr operon transcriptional regulator/uracil phosphoribosyltransferase PyrR: protein MSGNERSTVELLNAQDVGRTVARIAHQIIEKTTLDDSDGPQVILLGIPSGGVPLAQRIAEAVEEFSGVSVPVGSLDVTLYRDDLRDKPHRALRPTHIPVDIDGAIVVLVDDVLYSGRTIRAALDSLRDIGRPAAIQLAVLVDRGHRELPIRADYVGKNIPTSKDEDVTVAIAQLDGEDRVTLEREA from the coding sequence ATGAGTGGAAACGAACGGTCGACGGTTGAGCTGCTGAACGCTCAGGACGTCGGTCGCACTGTTGCACGCATCGCGCACCAGATCATCGAGAAGACAACGCTGGACGACAGCGACGGACCGCAGGTCATTCTGCTGGGGATCCCGTCCGGTGGTGTTCCGTTAGCGCAGCGTATTGCGGAAGCGGTTGAAGAATTTTCAGGCGTGAGCGTGCCAGTAGGCAGTCTCGACGTCACTTTGTACCGCGACGATCTCCGCGACAAGCCACATCGGGCACTGCGCCCAACCCACATTCCGGTCGACATCGACGGGGCAATTGTCGTGCTTGTCGACGATGTCTTGTACTCCGGCCGAACCATTCGCGCCGCCCTTGATTCGCTGCGCGACATCGGTAGGCCAGCCGCGATCCAGCTCGCAGTGCTGGTCGATCGTGGCCACCGGGAGCTGCCAATCCGCGCGGATTACGTAGGCAAGAACATCCCCACATCTAAGGACGAAGATGTCACTGTCGCGATCGCCCAGCTCGACGGTGAAGATCGCGTGACCCTGGAACGGGAGGCGTAA
- a CDS encoding carbamoyl-phosphate synthase domain-containing protein → MTKTQQQRTRAQLVLDTGEKFTGFVFGAAPEGDIEGDLKSIIDMFGYEREMCSADNDGKILVFATPHIGNVGWTGEGAGEERTAITAKAVVIRDLARIASNQEAKHSLEEEMKAQGITGIWGVDTRRLVRHVSQAQHEGKSVRVQVIVEKQEA, encoded by the coding sequence ATGACAAAAACACAGCAGCAGCGCACCCGCGCACAACTCGTCCTCGACACAGGCGAGAAATTCACCGGCTTCGTCTTCGGCGCAGCACCGGAAGGTGACATTGAAGGCGATCTCAAGAGCATCATCGATATGTTCGGTTACGAGCGCGAAATGTGCTCTGCCGATAACGACGGCAAGATCCTGGTGTTCGCTACACCGCACATCGGCAATGTTGGCTGGACAGGTGAAGGAGCAGGGGAGGAACGTACGGCAATCACGGCAAAAGCCGTGGTGATCCGCGATCTCGCTCGCATCGCATCGAACCAGGAAGCAAAGCACAGCCTGGAAGAAGAAATGAAGGCGCAGGGCATTACCGGCATCTGGGGTGTAGACACCCGCAGGCTGGTCCGCCACGTCTCACAAGCGCAGCACGAGGGTAAGTCGGTGCGCGTGCAGGTAATCGTCGAAAAGCAAGAAGCTTAA
- the pyrF gene encoding orotidine-5'-phosphate decarboxylase — translation MVQPHASFGERLVAAGNEYGRLCVGIDPHAALLDKWGLPDTIDGLQRFSSACVEAFAGSVALVKPQVAFYERFGSAGFAVLEETLAALRESGTLVVADAKRGDIGSTMAGYAAAWLQPGSPLEADALTLTPYLGVGSLEPAISLAAAHGKGVFVMSANSNPEAEAFQTSEIDGRMVSQWMVDECATYNQGAAVGHVGVVVGATVAKPPVLDALNAPVLMPGVGAQGATMEDAAQIAGANAHLVFPNVSRSVLSAGPDVTELRKRVAELVKQP, via the coding sequence GTGGTACAGCCCCATGCCTCCTTCGGGGAGCGTCTCGTTGCCGCTGGTAACGAATATGGCCGACTGTGTGTAGGCATCGACCCGCACGCGGCGCTGCTAGACAAGTGGGGTCTTCCGGACACCATTGATGGTCTGCAACGGTTTTCCTCGGCTTGTGTCGAGGCCTTTGCAGGATCAGTTGCGTTGGTCAAGCCACAGGTTGCCTTCTACGAGCGGTTCGGCTCTGCGGGTTTCGCGGTACTCGAGGAGACCCTCGCCGCACTCCGTGAGAGCGGGACGCTCGTCGTCGCGGACGCCAAGCGCGGCGATATCGGCTCCACGATGGCTGGATACGCCGCCGCGTGGCTGCAACCAGGCTCACCGTTGGAAGCGGACGCGCTCACGCTGACACCGTATCTGGGTGTCGGGTCGCTGGAGCCTGCCATCTCACTTGCTGCAGCGCACGGTAAGGGCGTGTTCGTGATGTCTGCGAACTCCAACCCTGAAGCTGAAGCGTTCCAGACGAGTGAAATCGATGGACGCATGGTGTCGCAGTGGATGGTCGATGAATGCGCCACGTACAACCAGGGCGCTGCAGTAGGCCACGTTGGTGTCGTTGTCGGTGCAACTGTGGCGAAGCCGCCGGTGCTCGACGCGCTCAATGCTCCAGTGCTTATGCCTGGAGTCGGAGCGCAGGGAGCGACGATGGAAGACGCGGCGCAGATTGCAGGTGCAAACGCACACCTGGTGTTCCCGAATGTTTCCCGTTCCGTCTTGTCTGCTGGACCGGACGTTACTGAACTGCGGAAACGTGTCGCTGAACTGGTAAAACAGCCATAA
- a CDS encoding YbjN domain-containing protein, with protein MTTEETEAIQPNEHPERNVPEPVTTEAIAAIFEEENLEYRVEDQAVRSGFINAAIVIALDGDHLIFEALWRGEFPRDSASQVLFACNEHNQTHFAPTLRFFERGEDNLAVSAIRSMNIADGASFNQLGSFIVTSIDATLQAFDYLKTTFPTVVNWEEPQQ; from the coding sequence GTGACTACAGAAGAGACTGAAGCCATCCAGCCCAACGAGCACCCAGAACGCAACGTTCCGGAACCGGTGACTACCGAAGCAATCGCCGCGATTTTTGAGGAAGAAAATCTTGAATACCGCGTCGAAGATCAAGCCGTGCGCTCTGGTTTTATCAACGCAGCAATCGTCATTGCCCTCGACGGCGATCACCTCATCTTCGAGGCCCTGTGGCGTGGCGAGTTTCCCCGCGATAGCGCATCGCAGGTGCTGTTTGCCTGCAACGAGCACAACCAGACGCATTTTGCACCGACCCTGCGTTTCTTCGAACGCGGTGAGGACAACCTGGCTGTGAGCGCCATTCGCTCGATGAACATCGCCGATGGAGCCTCATTCAACCAGCTCGGCTCTTTCATTGTGACGTCTATCGACGCCACGCTTCAGGCATTCGACTACCTCAAAACCACTTTCCCGACCGTCGTGAACTGGGAGGAACCGCAGCAGTGA
- a CDS encoding YbjN domain-containing protein, whose amino-acid sequence MSTATQVTIDRVIETMAKQGIEVSDDPSGRAGHAHYKGFNLLFVLLDSVLILRADSVTDTPSDTPDATLYLAANQVNSSYLDARALVVNRTETIVVRTESEIAIGAGLSDEQLASSLKAAVAGVLETQDAMQVLVGEIKRTAEEASAAQNDTEES is encoded by the coding sequence GTGAGCACCGCAACTCAAGTAACCATCGACCGCGTCATCGAAACGATGGCGAAGCAGGGCATCGAAGTTTCCGACGACCCGTCTGGCCGCGCAGGCCACGCCCATTACAAGGGATTCAACCTGCTGTTTGTCCTGTTGGACTCAGTGTTGATCCTGCGTGCGGACTCGGTTACCGACACCCCGTCCGACACGCCCGATGCCACCTTGTACCTGGCCGCAAACCAGGTCAACAGCTCGTACCTCGACGCGCGTGCGCTCGTGGTCAACCGCACCGAGACGATCGTTGTGCGCACCGAATCGGAAATCGCGATCGGCGCAGGGCTAAGCGACGAGCAACTCGCGTCCTCGCTCAAGGCCGCTGTTGCTGGTGTGTTGGAAACCCAAGATGCCATGCAGGTGCTGGTGGGCGAGATCAAGCGCACCGCTGAGGAAGCAAGCGCAGCGCAGAACGATACCGAGGAGAGCTAA
- the rpoZ gene encoding DNA-directed RNA polymerase subunit omega, with protein sequence MTESTNDLSQDTAVEETQQERVYDTPDGITAPPIDELLTKVSSKYALVIFAAKRARQINSFYQNSEDGVFEFIGPLVTPEPGEKPLSIALREIEAGLLEHEEGQ encoded by the coding sequence GTGACTGAATCAACCAATGACCTGTCGCAGGACACCGCTGTTGAGGAGACTCAGCAGGAACGTGTCTACGACACCCCGGACGGCATTACCGCGCCGCCGATCGATGAACTGCTGACGAAGGTCTCGTCGAAGTACGCTCTGGTGATCTTTGCGGCCAAGCGTGCACGTCAGATCAACAGCTTCTACCAGAACTCCGAAGATGGTGTTTTCGAGTTCATCGGCCCGCTGGTAACGCCAGAGCCTGGTGAGAAGCCGCTGTCGATCGCGCTGCGTGAGATCGAGGCAGGCCTCCTCGAGCACGAGGAAGGCCAGTAA
- the gmk gene encoding guanylate kinase: MAEVAPRGQLVVLAGPSAVGKSTVVSRLRGEVPDLYFSVSMTTRAPRPGEVDGRDYYFVSSNDFQQRIDAGEMLEWADIHGGLQRSGTPAGPVREALADGRPVLVEVDLAGARNIKQLMPEARTVFLAPPSWEVLVERLTGRGTETEAVIERRLTTAREELDAQGEFDTVVVNDDVDDAVAHIARILLGATSDNN; the protein is encoded by the coding sequence ATGGCTGAGGTGGCGCCCCGCGGGCAGCTGGTCGTTTTGGCCGGACCGTCTGCCGTAGGTAAGTCAACGGTGGTTAGCCGCCTGCGCGGCGAGGTGCCGGACCTCTACTTTTCTGTCTCGATGACAACTCGGGCTCCACGCCCGGGCGAAGTCGACGGCAGGGATTACTACTTCGTCTCCTCGAATGATTTTCAACAGCGCATCGATGCTGGTGAGATGCTGGAATGGGCTGACATTCACGGAGGCCTTCAGCGCTCGGGCACGCCTGCGGGTCCGGTCCGTGAAGCTCTTGCAGACGGGCGCCCGGTACTCGTAGAGGTGGACCTCGCAGGTGCTCGCAACATCAAGCAGCTCATGCCTGAAGCGCGTACAGTGTTCCTTGCACCCCCGTCGTGGGAAGTCCTCGTTGAACGTCTCACGGGTCGTGGGACCGAGACGGAAGCTGTGATTGAGCGCAGGCTCACCACCGCGCGCGAGGAGCTCGATGCGCAAGGGGAGTTCGACACCGTTGTTGTGAATGACGATGTCGACGATGCCGTTGCACACATTGCGCGCATCCTTCTAGGCGCAACATCCGACAACAATTAG
- the carB gene encoding carbamoyl-phosphate synthase large subunit, translated as MKREDLNHVLVIGSGPIVIGQACEFDYSGTQACRVLKEEGLRVTLVNSNPATIMTDPEFADHTYVEPIQPEYIDRILAREAEQGHPVDAILPTLGGQTALNTAIKLDRLGILEKHGVELIGADIDAIERGEDRQKFKDIVEKIGGESARSRVCYTMEEVEETVAELGFPVVVRPSFTMGGLGSGLAYDMDDLHRIAGDGLTASPEANVLIEESILGWKEIELELIRDSDDNCITVATIENVDAMGVHTGDSVTVAPVLTMTEPEVTKMIEQGKAIIREVGVRTGGCNIQFAINPKDGRMITIEMNPRVSRSSALASKATGYPIAKVATRLAIGYTLDEIANDMTGGATTALEEPSLDYVIVKMPRFTFEKFPGSDETLGTSMKAVGEAMGIGRNYIQGLNKVMRSMEDKPNGFWTRSDEYVAGERANDVAAVLEDLKVPTDKRLYDVELALRLGASVDEVYAASGIDPWFLEEVTGLVEFRQVLIDAPVLDADLLREAKAQGLSDAQIATLRPELAGEDGVRQLRWTLGIHPTFKTVDTCSGQYEAKVPYLYSAYELDPAAESEVDQFTGAKENSKGKVIILGSGPNRIGQGIEFDYSCVHAALELSRVGYETVMVNCNPETVSTDYDTADRLYFEPLTFEDVMEIYRAEAATGEVAGVIVQLGGQTPLGLAQRLADAGVPVVGTSPEAIDLAEDRGEFGKVLEAAKLPAPAFGTATSFEEAREVANKVGYPVLVRPSYVLGGRGMEIVYDEDSLRNYIERATELSPDHPVLVDRFLDNAIEIDVDVLSDGNEVYLGGLMEHIEEAGIHSGDSACALPPMTLGPDDIEKVRRSAEALAHGIGVKGLMNVQFALKDDILYVIEANPRASRTVPFVSKATGVHLAKAAARVMLGATIAELRDEGLIPSDYDGGSLPLNHPIAVKEAVLPFSRFRRPDGSILDTILGPEMKSTGEVMGLAPSFGVAFAKTQAAAYGELPTEGTVFVSLANHDKRTLIFPIQRLSTMGFKVIATAGTAQMLRRNGIECEVALKGSEVREGAKGRSIVERILDGEIDLILNTPAGSTTARHDGYDIRAAAVIADVPIMTDVQGVTATVQGIEAVRSNSIDVTSLQELEHSVSKNAEGGQ; from the coding sequence ATGAAGCGAGAAGATCTCAACCACGTCCTGGTCATCGGCTCCGGGCCGATCGTCATCGGACAGGCGTGCGAGTTTGACTATTCCGGCACCCAGGCGTGCCGCGTGCTCAAAGAAGAAGGCCTGCGTGTCACCCTGGTGAACTCGAACCCGGCGACGATCATGACCGACCCTGAGTTCGCCGACCACACGTACGTAGAGCCGATCCAGCCGGAGTACATCGACCGCATCCTCGCCCGCGAGGCAGAGCAAGGCCACCCGGTTGATGCGATTCTGCCGACGCTCGGTGGTCAGACTGCACTCAACACGGCCATCAAGCTGGACCGGCTTGGCATTCTGGAAAAGCACGGCGTTGAACTCATCGGCGCAGACATCGACGCGATTGAACGTGGCGAAGACCGCCAGAAGTTCAAGGACATCGTGGAAAAGATCGGCGGCGAGTCTGCCCGTTCCCGTGTCTGCTACACCATGGAAGAAGTGGAAGAAACCGTCGCGGAGCTCGGCTTCCCAGTCGTCGTGCGCCCGTCGTTCACCATGGGTGGTCTCGGTTCCGGCCTTGCCTACGACATGGACGACTTGCACCGCATCGCAGGTGACGGCCTGACCGCATCGCCAGAAGCGAACGTGCTCATTGAGGAATCCATCCTCGGTTGGAAAGAAATCGAGCTCGAGCTCATTCGTGACTCGGATGACAACTGCATTACGGTTGCGACGATTGAGAACGTGGATGCCATGGGTGTCCACACGGGCGACTCTGTCACGGTGGCGCCGGTGTTGACGATGACCGAGCCCGAGGTCACCAAGATGATCGAACAGGGCAAGGCCATCATCCGTGAAGTCGGTGTCAGGACCGGTGGCTGCAATATCCAGTTCGCCATCAACCCCAAAGACGGCCGCATGATCACGATCGAGATGAACCCGCGCGTGTCGCGTTCGTCTGCACTTGCGTCGAAGGCGACCGGCTACCCGATTGCAAAGGTGGCAACCCGACTAGCTATTGGCTACACGCTCGACGAGATTGCCAACGACATGACCGGTGGCGCGACCACTGCGCTTGAGGAGCCGTCCCTCGACTACGTCATCGTCAAGATGCCACGCTTTACCTTTGAGAAGTTCCCGGGCTCGGACGAGACTCTGGGCACCTCCATGAAGGCGGTTGGCGAGGCCATGGGGATTGGCCGCAACTACATCCAGGGCCTGAACAAGGTCATGCGCTCGATGGAAGACAAGCCAAACGGCTTCTGGACTCGTTCCGACGAGTACGTCGCAGGAGAGCGTGCAAATGACGTCGCAGCGGTGCTCGAAGACCTTAAGGTGCCGACCGACAAGCGTCTCTACGATGTCGAGCTTGCGCTCCGCCTCGGCGCGAGCGTTGATGAGGTCTACGCAGCCTCCGGCATCGATCCGTGGTTCCTCGAGGAAGTCACTGGGCTGGTCGAATTCCGCCAGGTGCTTATCGACGCCCCTGTGCTCGACGCAGATCTTCTGCGTGAGGCAAAGGCTCAAGGCTTGTCCGACGCCCAGATTGCTACGCTGCGCCCAGAACTCGCGGGCGAAGATGGCGTGCGTCAACTGCGATGGACGCTGGGTATCCACCCGACCTTCAAGACCGTGGACACCTGCTCGGGCCAGTACGAGGCGAAGGTTCCGTACTTGTACTCGGCGTACGAACTCGACCCGGCTGCCGAGTCTGAGGTTGACCAGTTCACCGGTGCAAAGGAAAACAGCAAGGGCAAGGTCATCATCCTGGGCTCTGGTCCGAACCGCATTGGTCAGGGCATCGAGTTCGACTACTCCTGTGTCCACGCCGCCCTGGAACTGTCCCGCGTTGGCTACGAGACCGTGATGGTCAACTGCAACCCGGAGACCGTTTCTACCGACTACGACACCGCGGACCGTCTCTACTTCGAACCGTTGACGTTCGAAGACGTGATGGAGATCTACCGTGCGGAAGCCGCTACCGGTGAGGTCGCTGGCGTTATTGTGCAGCTCGGCGGTCAGACCCCGCTGGGCCTCGCGCAGCGACTCGCGGATGCGGGCGTGCCAGTCGTCGGTACGAGCCCCGAGGCAATCGATCTGGCGGAGGACCGCGGCGAGTTTGGCAAGGTGCTCGAAGCAGCCAAGCTTCCAGCTCCCGCATTTGGCACCGCAACCTCCTTCGAAGAGGCTCGCGAAGTGGCCAACAAGGTTGGTTACCCCGTCCTCGTGCGCCCGTCTTACGTGCTCGGAGGCCGTGGCATGGAGATCGTTTATGACGAAGACTCCCTGCGCAACTACATCGAGCGCGCAACCGAGCTCAGCCCGGACCACCCAGTGCTTGTGGACCGCTTCCTTGACAACGCCATCGAAATTGACGTCGATGTGTTGTCTGACGGCAACGAGGTCTACCTCGGTGGTCTGATGGAACACATCGAGGAAGCCGGCATTCACTCTGGCGACTCCGCCTGTGCGCTTCCGCCGATGACGCTCGGCCCCGACGACATTGAAAAGGTCCGTCGCTCCGCTGAGGCACTCGCTCACGGTATCGGGGTGAAGGGTCTGATGAACGTCCAGTTCGCATTGAAGGACGACATCCTCTACGTCATCGAGGCAAACCCGCGCGCATCGCGTACGGTGCCGTTCGTCTCCAAGGCGACCGGCGTCCACCTTGCGAAGGCTGCAGCACGCGTCATGCTCGGCGCGACGATCGCTGAACTTCGCGACGAGGGCCTCATCCCGTCCGACTACGATGGCGGATCCTTGCCGCTGAACCACCCGATCGCTGTGAAGGAAGCGGTACTACCGTTTAGCCGCTTCCGCCGCCCAGACGGGTCGATTCTGGACACCATCCTCGGCCCGGAAATGAAGTCCACCGGTGAGGTCATGGGGCTTGCCCCGTCGTTCGGTGTGGCATTTGCTAAGACCCAGGCCGCTGCTTACGGCGAACTGCCAACGGAGGGCACGGTCTTTGTCTCCCTGGCTAACCACGACAAGCGCACCCTGATCTTCCCGATCCAGCGTTTGTCCACCATGGGGTTCAAGGTGATCGCGACGGCAGGTACAGCGCAAATGCTGCGCCGCAACGGCATCGAATGCGAAGTAGCACTCAAGGGCTCCGAGGTCCGCGAAGGTGCGAAGGGCCGTTCCATCGTGGAGCGGATCTTGGACGGCGAGATTGATCTCATCCTGAACACTCCGGCGGGCTCGACAACCGCGCGCCACGATGGCTACGACATCCGTGCCGCAGCCGTGATCGCGGATGTACCGATCATGACCGATGTGCAGGGTGTTACCGCCACAGTCCAAGGCATCGAAGCAGTGCGCAGCAACTCTATTGATGTGACCAGCCTCCAGGAGCTCGAGCACAGCGTCTCCAAGAACGCAGAGGGTGGCCAGTAG
- a CDS encoding dihydroorotase, translating to MTKLALNNVRPYGEDVTSILIDVEDGVIDSIGDNPFDDADETIDCGGNVLLPGLVDMHVHLREPGREDTETIATGSDAAAKGGFTAVFTMANTNPVIDQPFLAEAVWEKGQTYGKCDVYPVGSITKGLEGKTLTEIGLMARSGVRMFSDDGKCVNDPQLMRRAIEYAKAHDVILAQHAEDHRMTEGAVAHEGEQAARLGLRGWPRVAEESIVARDAIMTRDYGGRYHLCHASTEGTVELLRFAKAQGINVTAEVTPHHLLLTDEMLSTYDGLFRVNPPLREKRDAEALKQALLDGTVDVIATDHAPHGSEDKCVEFEHAKPGMLGLETSMAIVHRVFVESGLADWRFVAKVMSERPAEILRLEDQGRPIAVGEPANLTLIDPQDTWTAKGKDMASKASNTPYEGIEFNARVVGTWLRGTQTYSAKKA from the coding sequence GTGACCAAGCTTGCACTCAACAACGTTCGTCCATATGGCGAGGACGTGACCAGCATTCTCATTGATGTGGAAGACGGTGTCATCGACTCCATTGGGGACAACCCGTTTGACGATGCTGATGAAACCATCGACTGCGGTGGCAACGTGTTGTTGCCTGGTCTCGTCGATATGCACGTGCACCTGCGTGAGCCGGGCCGCGAGGACACCGAAACCATCGCTACCGGCTCGGATGCTGCCGCCAAGGGAGGCTTCACCGCTGTATTCACCATGGCGAATACCAACCCGGTGATCGACCAGCCGTTCCTCGCCGAGGCGGTCTGGGAGAAGGGCCAGACGTACGGTAAGTGCGATGTCTACCCGGTGGGCTCGATTACCAAGGGACTCGAGGGCAAGACGCTCACCGAGATCGGTCTGATGGCCCGCAGCGGTGTGCGCATGTTTTCCGACGATGGCAAGTGCGTCAACGACCCGCAGCTCATGCGCCGCGCTATCGAATACGCCAAGGCACACGACGTGATTCTCGCCCAGCATGCGGAAGATCACCGCATGACCGAGGGCGCTGTCGCCCACGAAGGCGAGCAGGCAGCGCGCCTGGGGCTTCGCGGTTGGCCACGTGTCGCGGAGGAATCCATCGTCGCACGCGACGCCATCATGACTCGTGACTACGGTGGTCGTTACCACCTCTGCCACGCGTCGACCGAAGGCACGGTCGAGCTGCTTCGCTTCGCCAAAGCACAGGGCATCAACGTTACGGCAGAGGTCACCCCGCACCACCTGCTGCTTACCGACGAAATGCTGTCCACCTACGACGGCCTGTTCCGCGTCAACCCTCCACTGCGCGAAAAGCGCGACGCTGAAGCGCTCAAGCAAGCGCTTCTCGACGGCACCGTGGACGTCATCGCCACCGACCACGCTCCTCACGGATCTGAAGACAAGTGCGTGGAGTTCGAGCACGCCAAGCCAGGCATGCTCGGCCTAGAAACGTCCATGGCGATCGTGCACCGAGTCTTCGTCGAATCGGGTCTTGCTGACTGGCGCTTCGTGGCCAAGGTCATGAGCGAGCGCCCTGCCGAAATTCTGCGGCTTGAGGACCAGGGCCGTCCGATCGCGGTTGGCGAGCCAGCAAACCTCACCTTGATTGATCCACAGGACACCTGGACCGCAAAGGGCAAGGATATGGCGTCGAAGGCGTCGAACACTCCCTACGAAGGCATCGAATTTAACGCACGCGTAGTTGGCACCTGGCTGCGCGGCACCCAAACCTACTCTGCAAAGAAGGCCTAA
- the mihF gene encoding integration host factor, actinobacterial type gives MALPQLTDEQRKAALEKAAEARKKRAELKASLKRGETTLKDVLEKADTDEIIGKTKVSALLEAMPKVGKVKAREIMEELEIAQTRRLRGLGERQRRALLERFGFEEN, from the coding sequence GTGGCACTTCCACAGTTGACCGATGAACAGCGCAAGGCAGCCCTCGAGAAGGCGGCTGAGGCTCGCAAGAAGCGCGCTGAGCTGAAGGCCTCCCTGAAGCGCGGCGAGACCACGCTCAAGGACGTGCTGGAGAAGGCTGACACCGACGAGATCATCGGCAAGACCAAGGTTTCCGCTTTGCTCGAGGCCATGCCGAAGGTTGGCAAGGTCAAGGCTCGCGAGATCATGGAGGAGCTGGAGATCGCTCAGACCCGTCGCCTGCGTGGCCTGGGTGAGCGTCAGCGTCGTGCTCTGCTCGAGCGCTTCGGCTTCGAAGAGAACTAA
- a CDS encoding aspartate carbamoyltransferase catalytic subunit, which produces MRHLIDIADLSREEIIELMDEADRFREALDGREIKKLPTLRGRTVMTLFYENSTRTRSSFETAGKWMSADVINLSASSSSVKKGESLKDTAATLEAIGADAIIMRHPASGAAQLLAKWLPNTSIVNAGDGQHQHPTQALLDAVTMRQHIGDVAGKRVLIVGDILHSRVARSNVDLLHILGAEVVLVAPPTLLPTGVEFWPARVSYDFDAEIEHADVVMMLRVQAERMNGGFFPSHREYATLYGLSVDRADRMKDSALIMHPGPMLRGMEINYDVADRDNAVVLGQVSNGVYTRMAVLFTLLAGTGGEEGAIK; this is translated from the coding sequence ATGAGGCACCTCATCGATATTGCAGATCTCAGCCGCGAAGAGATCATCGAGCTGATGGATGAAGCGGACCGCTTCCGGGAAGCTCTGGATGGTCGTGAGATCAAGAAGCTTCCGACCCTGCGCGGCCGCACTGTGATGACGTTGTTCTACGAGAACTCGACGCGTACCCGCTCGTCGTTTGAGACAGCGGGCAAGTGGATGAGCGCCGATGTGATCAATCTGTCTGCGTCTTCATCTTCGGTGAAGAAGGGTGAATCGCTCAAAGACACCGCTGCAACTTTGGAGGCAATCGGTGCAGACGCGATCATCATGCGCCACCCTGCTTCGGGTGCTGCACAGCTTCTGGCCAAGTGGTTGCCGAATACAAGCATCGTGAACGCAGGTGACGGCCAGCACCAGCACCCGACACAGGCTTTGCTGGATGCGGTGACCATGCGCCAGCACATTGGCGATGTCGCTGGAAAGCGCGTCCTGATCGTCGGCGATATTTTGCACTCCCGTGTTGCTCGCTCCAACGTGGATCTACTGCACATCTTGGGCGCAGAGGTTGTGTTGGTTGCGCCGCCGACGCTGCTGCCTACCGGTGTGGAGTTCTGGCCGGCACGTGTCTCGTATGACTTCGATGCCGAGATTGAGCACGCAGATGTCGTGATGATGCTGCGCGTGCAGGCCGAGCGCATGAACGGCGGGTTCTTCCCGTCGCACCGCGAGTACGCCACCTTGTACGGCTTGAGCGTTGACCGAGCCGACCGCATGAAGGATTCGGCGTTGATCATGCACCCGGGTCCGATGCTGCGTGGCATGGAAATTAACTACGACGTGGCCGATCGCGACAATGCTGTCGTTCTCGGCCAGGTCTCTAACGGCGTGTACACCCGCATGGCCGTGTTGTTCACACTGCTCGCCGGCACTGGCGGCGAAGAAGGAGCGATCAAGTGA